A section of the Mangifera indica cultivar Alphonso chromosome 12, CATAS_Mindica_2.1, whole genome shotgun sequence genome encodes:
- the LOC123230326 gene encoding uncharacterized protein LOC123230326, protein MVVTMMRWPPWPSLVSRKFEVVLVVCKLEGLRLIKLDEEEKKRLVVEIKWKGQKNIAFRPLRKTAKRNFTEEGGVGGDGVVEWNEEFKNLISFSGSTDGFSLPWEINFAVFNGPRNKVSVVGTGSLNLAEFVDSAMEKELEIKFPLKIVKGDTIQGAPSLCLSLRLMEFSIAQASSHSGQRTIVPLTSSPSSVEALSTQKDELSAVKAGLQKVKIFRDCVSRQRSKKECAEEECSDGRCSVISEDVGDADSADGDAEEESDESKENFSGQQSVNYATLACANWAGGSCYANTISNPEDEGWIYYNNCGLDVECLNVENSSRSVFEQSLRQSMKRRILPWRKRKLGFRSPKTKEEPLLRKDCREEGGDDIDFDRRQLSSSDESSFGWYKSDGFTSQSSFSEFGDDSFAVGSWENKEIISRDGHMKLRAQVFFASIDQRSERAAGESACTALVAVIANWLQSNRDEMPIKSEFDNLIREGSLEWRNLCENEDYIRQFPDKHFDLDTVLQAKIRPLSMVPEKSFIGFFHPEGLEGKDFDFLQGAMSFDSIWEEIIRNGSNSHGNVDPLIYIISWNDHFFVLKVEHDAYYIIDTLGERLYEGCNQAYVLKFDKDTTIQRLPNKTQPSGEKLLVIKH, encoded by the exons ATGGTGGTTACAATGATGAGGTGGCCACCATGGCCGTCTCTTGTATCGAGGAAATTTGAAGTAGTTCTTGTTGTTTGTAAGCTTGAGGGGTTGCGTTTGATAAAACTTGatgaagaggagaagaaaagatTGGTGGTTGAAATAAAGTGGAAGGGTCAAAAAAATATCGCTTTTCGTCCACTGAGAAAGACTGCGAAGAGGAACTTTACAGAGGAAGGTGGGGTTGGTGGTGATGGAGTTGTGGAATGGAACGAAGAGTTTAAGAATTTGATCAGCTTTTCTGGTTCCACTGATGGGTTTTCCCTTCCATGGGAAATTAACTTTGCAGTTTTCAAT GGACCAAGGAATAAGGTCTCTGTTGTTGGAACCGGATCATTGAACCTTGCAGAATTCGTTGATTCAGCAATGGAGAAAGAGCTTGAGATTAAGTTTCCCCTGAAAATTGTTAAGGGTGACACAATTCAGGGTGCTCCCTCTCTTTGT TTATCTCTTAGGTTAATGGAGTTTAGTATTGCTCAAGCATCCTCACACTCTGGGCAGAGAACAATAGTGCCTCTTACATCGTCGCCTTCTTCTGTGGAAGCTCTTTCAACGCAGAAGGATGAGCTTTCTGCTGTAAAAGCAGGCTtgcaaaaagtaaaaatattcaGAGACTGTGTGTCAAGGCAACGATCAAAAAAAGAATGTGCTGAAGAAGAGTGCAGTGATGGGAGATGCTCTGTCATAAGTGAGGATGTTGGTGATGCAGATTCAGCTGATGGTGATGCTGAGGAGGAATCAGATGAGAGCAAGGAGAATTTTAGTGGACAGCAGTCGGTCAATTATGCAACATTGGCCTGTGCAAACTGGGCAGGAGGATCATGTTATGCAAATACAATTAGCAATCCTGAAGACGAGGGTTGGATCTACTATAATAATTGTGGATTGGATGTGGAGTGCTTAAATGTTGAGAATTCAAGCAGATCTGTCTTTGAGCAGTCTTTGCGGCAAAGTATGAAGCGTAGAATCTTACCTTGGAGGAAGAGGAAATTGGGTTTTAGATCTCCAAAAACCAAAGAAGAGCCTCTTTTGAGAAAGGATTGTAGAGAAGAGGGAGGTGATGATATTGATTTTGATCGCAGGCAGCTTAGCTCCTCAGATGAGTCCAGTTTTGGG TGGTATAAATCAGATGGTTTCACAAGTCAGTCATCATTTTCTGAATTTGGGGATGACAGTTTTGCTGTTGGCAGCTgggaaaacaaagaaataataagCCGTGATGGACACATGAAGTTACGTGCTCAAGTTTTCTTTGCTTCCATTGATCAAAGGAGCGAACGTGCAGCAGGCGAGAGTGCATGTACTGCCCTTGTTGCTGTCATCGCCAATTGGTTGCAGTCCAACCGAGATGAAATGCCAATTAAATCTGAATTTGATAATCTCATCAGGGAAGGATCTCTAGAGTGGAGAAACCTCTGTGAGAATGAGGACTACATACGCCAGTTTCCTGACAAGCACTTTGATCTTGACACTGTCCTTCAAGCTAAAATCCGTCCTCTTTCTATGGTACCAGAGAAATCTTTTATCGGTTTTTTCCATCCAGAAGGCCTGGAAGGAAAGGATTTTGACTTCCTTCAAGGTGCAATGTCATTTGACAGCATATGGGAGGAGATCATTCGAAATGGATCCAACTCTCATGGAAATGTTGACCCTTTGATCTACATTATCAGTTGGAATGACCATTTTTTCGTGCTGAAGGTTGAGCATGATGCTTACTATATCATTGACACTTTGGGGGAGAGGCTTTATGAGGGATGTAACCAGGCCTATGTCCTGAAGTTTGATAAAGACACAACAATCCAGCGACTGCCAAACAAGACACAGCCTTCAGGTGAAAAATTGCTAGTGATAAAGCACTAG
- the LOC123230329 gene encoding uncharacterized protein LOC123230329 isoform X1, whose product MARQANTLFLEEWLRNSSVSSSSIGFRHSSFSSSSSLSARAIIQAWTDLRDSLQNQRFQPHHLQALKALLNSQASLHVADPQAKLLLSILSSQNLDLPAESYPLLFKLLYIWIRKSFKPSLVIIDLAVEVLSNTFSTEFGAKKSPFFYADGLLLLGAFSFAPSVPEKSKVVCLELFCGLLKEVYQLASSFEEVIANLLAGIGYALSSSVKVHFIRILNSFFRIWRKEDGPCASVSHGLMILHLFEWVISGFIKSNYAEKIEVFSQEFFENSKANYVPFALLMTAAGAIRASSRSVPSGQKLQILSRLRISAEKKIESIAQDLISKETEFSSSGNDPTNSLLLQCLSLALARCGPISSRGPLFLCLASALLREIFPLRQFYMRFLEYPHGSSGQLRSKEIKEHLESVLFKEAGAVAGVLCNQYVAVDEGNKGKVENLIWNYCQDVYLGHRQVSLLLRGREDESLGYLEKIAESAFLMVVVFALSVTKQKLNSKFSKEAQIETSVQILVSFSCLEYFRRVRLPEYMDTIRGVVVSIQENESACVSFVESMPSYTDLTNGPGLSILQKMEYLWSKDDVQTARILFYLRVIRTCIERVTAPSFRRVIAPTIFLYMVHPIEKVAQASHSMFVGFISSGKDDERISLKEQLAFYYIQRSLAGYPGATPFKGMASGVAALVRHLPAGSPAIFYCIHNLVEKTDGLCSEVFTHKADIWKNWQGESDPCKEILELLLRLISLVDIQVLPNLMKLLAQLIVKLPKDGQNFVLNELHSLVAESDDVTRKPTLVSWLQSLSYVCSQATTGGSTSTGVGGEKKSVSTWAGESLNARL is encoded by the exons ATGGCAAGACAAGCTAATACCCTTTTCCTTGAAGAATGGCTTAGAAACAGCAGCGTTAGTAGTAGCAGCATTGGCTTCAgacattcttctttttcttcatcttcatcattgtcgGCACGAGCCATTATTCAAGCATGGACTGACCTTAGAGACTCCCTACAAAACCAAAGATTTCAACCTCACCACCTTCAAGCGTTGAAAGCCCTTCTCAACTCTCAAGCATCCCTTCATGTTGCTGATCCCCAGGCTAAGCTTCTCTTATCCATTCTCTCCTCTCAAAACCTTGACTTGCCAGCTGAGTCATATCCTCTCTTGTTCAAGCTTCTTTATATCTGGATCAGGAAATCCTTCAAACCCTCATTAGTAATTATTGATTTAGCTGTGGAGGTCCTTTCTAACACTTTTAGCACTGAATTTGGTGCTAAGAAGAGCCCTTTCTTTTATGCTGATGGTCTTCTGCTCCTAGGGGCCTTTTCCTTTGCACCTTCTGTGCCTGAAAAGTCAAAAGTAGTCTGCCTGGAGTTATTTTGTGGGCTACTGAAAGAAGTGTACCAATTAGCTAGCTcctttgaagaagttattgcTAATCTTCTTGCAGGGATAGGATATGCTCTATCTTCATCTGTGAAAGTtcattttattagaattttgaattcttttttcagaaTTTGGAGGAAGGAAGATGGGCCTTGTGCTAGCGTTTCTCATGGGCTAATGATTTTGCATTTGTTTGAATGGGTCATATCTGGctttatcaaatcaaattatgctgaaaaaattgaagttttttcCCAAGAGTTTTTTGAGAATTCAAAGGCAAATTATGTTCCATTTGCTCTTCTCATGACTGCAGCTGGGGCTATTAGAGCTTCGAGTAGATCTGTACCAAGCGGTCAAAAACTGCAAATCCTTTCCAGACTGAGGATATCTGCAGAAAAAAAGATAGAATCTATAGCACAAGATTTGATTTCAAAAGAGACAGAATTCTCTAGTTCAGGTAATGATCCAACGAACAGTCTTTTGCTACAGTGTCTTTCATTAGCCTTGGCTCGATGTGGTCCAATTTCTTCCCGAGGTCCTCTATTTCTATGCCTTGCTTCAGCATTGTTAAGAGAAATTTTTCCTTTACGGCAATTCTATATGAGGTTTCTTGAGTACCCACATGGCAGTTCTGGTCAACTAAGGTCTAAGGAGATCAAAGAACATCTAGAAAGTGTTCTTTTCAAGGAAGCAGGGGCTGTAGCTGGTGTTTTATGTAATCAGTATGTTGCAGTAGATGAAGGGAACAAGGGTAAAGTGGAGAATCTTATCTGGAATTACTGTCAAGATGTTTACTTGGGACACAGGCAGGTGTCTTTGTTGCTTCGTGGTAGAGAGGATGAGTCACTTGGTTACTTGGAGAAAATTGCTGAATCTGCTTTCCTTATGGTTGTCGTTTTTGCATTGTCTGTTACAAAGCAGAAGCTGAATTCAAAATTCTCAAAGGAAGCACAAATTGAGACGTCAGTGCAGATATTAGTTTCATTTTCTTGTCTGGAGTATTTCCGGCGCGTGCGTCTGCCTGAATATATGGACACAATCCGAGGAGTTGTCGTGAGTATTCAGGAGAATGAGTCAGCTTGTGTCTCTTTTGTAGAATCCATGCCCTCTTACACTGACTTGACAAATGGGCCAG GCTTGTCCATCCTGCAAAAGATGGAATACTTATGGTCCAAGGATGACGTGCAAACTGCTCGCATCCTGTTTTATTTGCGGGTTATTCGAACTTGCATTGAGCGTGTAACTGCCCCTTCTTTTAGAAGAGTGATAGCTCCTACTATATTCTT GTATATGGTACATCCAATTGAAAAAGTAGCTCAAGCCTCACATTCTATGTTTGTGGGATTTATATCTTCAGGAAAGGATGATGAAAGAATTTCATTGAAGGAGCAACTTGCTTTTTATTACATTCAGAGATCTTTAGCG GGATATCCTGGCGCTACACCTTTTAAAGGTATGGCTTCTGGAGTTGCGGCCTTGGTTCGACATCTTCCTGCAGGAAGTCCAGCCATATTTTATTGTATCCACAATCTTGTTGAAAAAACTGATGGACTTTGCAGTGAAGTATTTACTCACAAAGCTGATATATGGAAGAACTGGCAAGGAGAGTCGGACCCTTGTAAGGAAATCCTAGAGTTGCTTTTACGGCTTATTTCTCTGGTGGATATACAG GTACTACCAAACTTGATGAAGTTGTTGGCACAGTTGATAGTAAAGTTGCCAAAAGATGGCCAGAATTTTGTTCTCAACGAATTACATTCACTTGTTGCAGAATCTGATGATGTTACACGCAAACCCACTTTAGTTTCATGGCTACAGTCATTATCTTATGTATGTTCTCAGGCTACCACTGGTGGTTCAACCTCTACAGGAGTAGGAGGTGAAAAAAAATCTGTATCTACATGGGCTGGGGAATCCTTGAATGCACGGCTTTAA
- the LOC123230329 gene encoding uncharacterized protein LOC123230329 isoform X2: MARQANTLFLEEWLRNSSVSSSSIGFRHSSFSSSSSLSARAIIQAWTDLRDSLQNQRFQPHHLQALKALLNSQASLHVADPQAKLLLSILSSQNLDLPAESYPLLFKLLYIWIRKSFKPSLVIIDLAVEVLSNTFSTEFGAKKSPFFYADGLLLLGAFSFAPSVPEKSKVVCLELFCGLLKEVYQLASSFEEVIANLLAGIGYALSSSVKVHFIRILNSFFRIWRKEDGPCASVSHGLMILHLFEWVISGFIKSNYAEKIEVFSQEFFENSKANYVPFALLMTAAGAIRASSRSVPSGQKLQILSRLRISAEKKIESIAQDLISKETEFSSSGNDPTNSLLLQCLSLALARCGPISSRGPLFLCLASALLREIFPLRQFYMRFLEYPHGSSGQLRSKEIKEHLESVLFKEAGAVAGVLCNQYVAVDEGNKGKVENLIWNYCQDVYLGHRQVSLLLRGREDESLGYLEKIAESAFLMVVVFALSVTKQKLNSKFSKEAQIETSVQILVSFSCLEYFRRVRLPEYMDTIRGVVVSIQENESACVSFVESMPSYTDLTNGPGLSILQKMEYLWSKDDVQTARILFYLRVIRTCIERVTAPSFRRVIAPTIFLYMVHPIEKVAQASHSMFVGFISSGKDDERISLKEQLAFYYIQRSLAGYPGATPFKGMASGVAALVRHLPAGSPAIFYCIHNLVEKTDGLCSEVFTHKADIWKNWQGESDPCKEILELLLRLISLVDIQNLMMLHANPL, encoded by the exons ATGGCAAGACAAGCTAATACCCTTTTCCTTGAAGAATGGCTTAGAAACAGCAGCGTTAGTAGTAGCAGCATTGGCTTCAgacattcttctttttcttcatcttcatcattgtcgGCACGAGCCATTATTCAAGCATGGACTGACCTTAGAGACTCCCTACAAAACCAAAGATTTCAACCTCACCACCTTCAAGCGTTGAAAGCCCTTCTCAACTCTCAAGCATCCCTTCATGTTGCTGATCCCCAGGCTAAGCTTCTCTTATCCATTCTCTCCTCTCAAAACCTTGACTTGCCAGCTGAGTCATATCCTCTCTTGTTCAAGCTTCTTTATATCTGGATCAGGAAATCCTTCAAACCCTCATTAGTAATTATTGATTTAGCTGTGGAGGTCCTTTCTAACACTTTTAGCACTGAATTTGGTGCTAAGAAGAGCCCTTTCTTTTATGCTGATGGTCTTCTGCTCCTAGGGGCCTTTTCCTTTGCACCTTCTGTGCCTGAAAAGTCAAAAGTAGTCTGCCTGGAGTTATTTTGTGGGCTACTGAAAGAAGTGTACCAATTAGCTAGCTcctttgaagaagttattgcTAATCTTCTTGCAGGGATAGGATATGCTCTATCTTCATCTGTGAAAGTtcattttattagaattttgaattcttttttcagaaTTTGGAGGAAGGAAGATGGGCCTTGTGCTAGCGTTTCTCATGGGCTAATGATTTTGCATTTGTTTGAATGGGTCATATCTGGctttatcaaatcaaattatgctgaaaaaattgaagttttttcCCAAGAGTTTTTTGAGAATTCAAAGGCAAATTATGTTCCATTTGCTCTTCTCATGACTGCAGCTGGGGCTATTAGAGCTTCGAGTAGATCTGTACCAAGCGGTCAAAAACTGCAAATCCTTTCCAGACTGAGGATATCTGCAGAAAAAAAGATAGAATCTATAGCACAAGATTTGATTTCAAAAGAGACAGAATTCTCTAGTTCAGGTAATGATCCAACGAACAGTCTTTTGCTACAGTGTCTTTCATTAGCCTTGGCTCGATGTGGTCCAATTTCTTCCCGAGGTCCTCTATTTCTATGCCTTGCTTCAGCATTGTTAAGAGAAATTTTTCCTTTACGGCAATTCTATATGAGGTTTCTTGAGTACCCACATGGCAGTTCTGGTCAACTAAGGTCTAAGGAGATCAAAGAACATCTAGAAAGTGTTCTTTTCAAGGAAGCAGGGGCTGTAGCTGGTGTTTTATGTAATCAGTATGTTGCAGTAGATGAAGGGAACAAGGGTAAAGTGGAGAATCTTATCTGGAATTACTGTCAAGATGTTTACTTGGGACACAGGCAGGTGTCTTTGTTGCTTCGTGGTAGAGAGGATGAGTCACTTGGTTACTTGGAGAAAATTGCTGAATCTGCTTTCCTTATGGTTGTCGTTTTTGCATTGTCTGTTACAAAGCAGAAGCTGAATTCAAAATTCTCAAAGGAAGCACAAATTGAGACGTCAGTGCAGATATTAGTTTCATTTTCTTGTCTGGAGTATTTCCGGCGCGTGCGTCTGCCTGAATATATGGACACAATCCGAGGAGTTGTCGTGAGTATTCAGGAGAATGAGTCAGCTTGTGTCTCTTTTGTAGAATCCATGCCCTCTTACACTGACTTGACAAATGGGCCAG GCTTGTCCATCCTGCAAAAGATGGAATACTTATGGTCCAAGGATGACGTGCAAACTGCTCGCATCCTGTTTTATTTGCGGGTTATTCGAACTTGCATTGAGCGTGTAACTGCCCCTTCTTTTAGAAGAGTGATAGCTCCTACTATATTCTT GTATATGGTACATCCAATTGAAAAAGTAGCTCAAGCCTCACATTCTATGTTTGTGGGATTTATATCTTCAGGAAAGGATGATGAAAGAATTTCATTGAAGGAGCAACTTGCTTTTTATTACATTCAGAGATCTTTAGCG GGATATCCTGGCGCTACACCTTTTAAAGGTATGGCTTCTGGAGTTGCGGCCTTGGTTCGACATCTTCCTGCAGGAAGTCCAGCCATATTTTATTGTATCCACAATCTTGTTGAAAAAACTGATGGACTTTGCAGTGAAGTATTTACTCACAAAGCTGATATATGGAAGAACTGGCAAGGAGAGTCGGACCCTTGTAAGGAAATCCTAGAGTTGCTTTTACGGCTTATTTCTCTGGTGGATATACAG AATCTGATGATGTTACACGCAAACCCACTTTAG
- the LOC123230329 gene encoding uncharacterized protein LOC123230329 isoform X3: protein MARQANTLFLEEWLRNSSVSSSSIGFRHSSFSSSSSLSARAIIQAWTDLRDSLQNQRFQPHHLQALKALLNSQASLHVADPQAKLLLSILSSQNLDLPAESYPLLFKLLYIWIRKSFKPSLVIIDLAVEVLSNTFSTEFGAKKSPFFYADGLLLLGAFSFAPSVPEKSKVVCLELFCGLLKEVYQLASSFEEVIANLLAGIGYALSSSVKVHFIRILNSFFRIWRKEDGPCASVSHGLMILHLFEWVISGFIKSNYAEKIEVFSQEFFENSKANYVPFALLMTAAGAIRASSRSVPSGQKLQILSRLRISAEKKIESIAQDLISKETEFSSSGNDPTNSLLLQCLSLALARCGPISSRGPLFLCLASALLREIFPLRQFYMRFLEYPHGSSGQLRSKEIKEHLESVLFKEAGAVAGVLCNQYVAVDEGNKGKVENLIWNYCQDVYLGHRQVSLLLRGREDESLGYLEKIAESAFLMVVVFALSVTKQKLNSKFSKEAQIETSVQILVSFSCLEYFRRVRLPEYMDTIRGVVVSIQENESACVSFVESMPSYTDLTNGPGLSILQKMEYLWSKDDVQTARILFYLRVIRTCIERVTAPSFRRVIAPTIFLYMVHPIEKVAQASHSMFVGFISSGKDDERISLKEQLAFYYIQRSLAGYPGATPFKVKYLLTKLIYGRTGKESRTLVRKS, encoded by the exons ATGGCAAGACAAGCTAATACCCTTTTCCTTGAAGAATGGCTTAGAAACAGCAGCGTTAGTAGTAGCAGCATTGGCTTCAgacattcttctttttcttcatcttcatcattgtcgGCACGAGCCATTATTCAAGCATGGACTGACCTTAGAGACTCCCTACAAAACCAAAGATTTCAACCTCACCACCTTCAAGCGTTGAAAGCCCTTCTCAACTCTCAAGCATCCCTTCATGTTGCTGATCCCCAGGCTAAGCTTCTCTTATCCATTCTCTCCTCTCAAAACCTTGACTTGCCAGCTGAGTCATATCCTCTCTTGTTCAAGCTTCTTTATATCTGGATCAGGAAATCCTTCAAACCCTCATTAGTAATTATTGATTTAGCTGTGGAGGTCCTTTCTAACACTTTTAGCACTGAATTTGGTGCTAAGAAGAGCCCTTTCTTTTATGCTGATGGTCTTCTGCTCCTAGGGGCCTTTTCCTTTGCACCTTCTGTGCCTGAAAAGTCAAAAGTAGTCTGCCTGGAGTTATTTTGTGGGCTACTGAAAGAAGTGTACCAATTAGCTAGCTcctttgaagaagttattgcTAATCTTCTTGCAGGGATAGGATATGCTCTATCTTCATCTGTGAAAGTtcattttattagaattttgaattcttttttcagaaTTTGGAGGAAGGAAGATGGGCCTTGTGCTAGCGTTTCTCATGGGCTAATGATTTTGCATTTGTTTGAATGGGTCATATCTGGctttatcaaatcaaattatgctgaaaaaattgaagttttttcCCAAGAGTTTTTTGAGAATTCAAAGGCAAATTATGTTCCATTTGCTCTTCTCATGACTGCAGCTGGGGCTATTAGAGCTTCGAGTAGATCTGTACCAAGCGGTCAAAAACTGCAAATCCTTTCCAGACTGAGGATATCTGCAGAAAAAAAGATAGAATCTATAGCACAAGATTTGATTTCAAAAGAGACAGAATTCTCTAGTTCAGGTAATGATCCAACGAACAGTCTTTTGCTACAGTGTCTTTCATTAGCCTTGGCTCGATGTGGTCCAATTTCTTCCCGAGGTCCTCTATTTCTATGCCTTGCTTCAGCATTGTTAAGAGAAATTTTTCCTTTACGGCAATTCTATATGAGGTTTCTTGAGTACCCACATGGCAGTTCTGGTCAACTAAGGTCTAAGGAGATCAAAGAACATCTAGAAAGTGTTCTTTTCAAGGAAGCAGGGGCTGTAGCTGGTGTTTTATGTAATCAGTATGTTGCAGTAGATGAAGGGAACAAGGGTAAAGTGGAGAATCTTATCTGGAATTACTGTCAAGATGTTTACTTGGGACACAGGCAGGTGTCTTTGTTGCTTCGTGGTAGAGAGGATGAGTCACTTGGTTACTTGGAGAAAATTGCTGAATCTGCTTTCCTTATGGTTGTCGTTTTTGCATTGTCTGTTACAAAGCAGAAGCTGAATTCAAAATTCTCAAAGGAAGCACAAATTGAGACGTCAGTGCAGATATTAGTTTCATTTTCTTGTCTGGAGTATTTCCGGCGCGTGCGTCTGCCTGAATATATGGACACAATCCGAGGAGTTGTCGTGAGTATTCAGGAGAATGAGTCAGCTTGTGTCTCTTTTGTAGAATCCATGCCCTCTTACACTGACTTGACAAATGGGCCAG GCTTGTCCATCCTGCAAAAGATGGAATACTTATGGTCCAAGGATGACGTGCAAACTGCTCGCATCCTGTTTTATTTGCGGGTTATTCGAACTTGCATTGAGCGTGTAACTGCCCCTTCTTTTAGAAGAGTGATAGCTCCTACTATATTCTT GTATATGGTACATCCAATTGAAAAAGTAGCTCAAGCCTCACATTCTATGTTTGTGGGATTTATATCTTCAGGAAAGGATGATGAAAGAATTTCATTGAAGGAGCAACTTGCTTTTTATTACATTCAGAGATCTTTAGCG GGATATCCTGGCGCTACACCTTTTAAAG TGAAGTATTTACTCACAAAGCTGATATATGGAAGAACTGGCAAGGAGAGTCGGACCCTTGTAAGGAAATCCTAG
- the LOC123230329 gene encoding uncharacterized protein LOC123230329 isoform X4 — translation MILHLFEWVISGFIKSNYAEKIEVFSQEFFENSKANYVPFALLMTAAGAIRASSRSVPSGQKLQILSRLRISAEKKIESIAQDLISKETEFSSSGNDPTNSLLLQCLSLALARCGPISSRGPLFLCLASALLREIFPLRQFYMRFLEYPHGSSGQLRSKEIKEHLESVLFKEAGAVAGVLCNQYVAVDEGNKGKVENLIWNYCQDVYLGHRQVSLLLRGREDESLGYLEKIAESAFLMVVVFALSVTKQKLNSKFSKEAQIETSVQILVSFSCLEYFRRVRLPEYMDTIRGVVVSIQENESACVSFVESMPSYTDLTNGPGLSILQKMEYLWSKDDVQTARILFYLRVIRTCIERVTAPSFRRVIAPTIFLYMVHPIEKVAQASHSMFVGFISSGKDDERISLKEQLAFYYIQRSLAGYPGATPFKGMASGVAALVRHLPAGSPAIFYCIHNLVEKTDGLCSEVFTHKADIWKNWQGESDPCKEILELLLRLISLVDIQVLPNLMKLLAQLIVKLPKDGQNFVLNELHSLVAESDDVTRKPTLVSWLQSLSYVCSQATTGGSTSTGVGGEKKSVSTWAGESLNARL, via the exons ATGATTTTGCATTTGTTTGAATGGGTCATATCTGGctttatcaaatcaaattatgctgaaaaaattgaagttttttcCCAAGAGTTTTTTGAGAATTCAAAGGCAAATTATGTTCCATTTGCTCTTCTCATGACTGCAGCTGGGGCTATTAGAGCTTCGAGTAGATCTGTACCAAGCGGTCAAAAACTGCAAATCCTTTCCAGACTGAGGATATCTGCAGAAAAAAAGATAGAATCTATAGCACAAGATTTGATTTCAAAAGAGACAGAATTCTCTAGTTCAGGTAATGATCCAACGAACAGTCTTTTGCTACAGTGTCTTTCATTAGCCTTGGCTCGATGTGGTCCAATTTCTTCCCGAGGTCCTCTATTTCTATGCCTTGCTTCAGCATTGTTAAGAGAAATTTTTCCTTTACGGCAATTCTATATGAGGTTTCTTGAGTACCCACATGGCAGTTCTGGTCAACTAAGGTCTAAGGAGATCAAAGAACATCTAGAAAGTGTTCTTTTCAAGGAAGCAGGGGCTGTAGCTGGTGTTTTATGTAATCAGTATGTTGCAGTAGATGAAGGGAACAAGGGTAAAGTGGAGAATCTTATCTGGAATTACTGTCAAGATGTTTACTTGGGACACAGGCAGGTGTCTTTGTTGCTTCGTGGTAGAGAGGATGAGTCACTTGGTTACTTGGAGAAAATTGCTGAATCTGCTTTCCTTATGGTTGTCGTTTTTGCATTGTCTGTTACAAAGCAGAAGCTGAATTCAAAATTCTCAAAGGAAGCACAAATTGAGACGTCAGTGCAGATATTAGTTTCATTTTCTTGTCTGGAGTATTTCCGGCGCGTGCGTCTGCCTGAATATATGGACACAATCCGAGGAGTTGTCGTGAGTATTCAGGAGAATGAGTCAGCTTGTGTCTCTTTTGTAGAATCCATGCCCTCTTACACTGACTTGACAAATGGGCCAG GCTTGTCCATCCTGCAAAAGATGGAATACTTATGGTCCAAGGATGACGTGCAAACTGCTCGCATCCTGTTTTATTTGCGGGTTATTCGAACTTGCATTGAGCGTGTAACTGCCCCTTCTTTTAGAAGAGTGATAGCTCCTACTATATTCTT GTATATGGTACATCCAATTGAAAAAGTAGCTCAAGCCTCACATTCTATGTTTGTGGGATTTATATCTTCAGGAAAGGATGATGAAAGAATTTCATTGAAGGAGCAACTTGCTTTTTATTACATTCAGAGATCTTTAGCG GGATATCCTGGCGCTACACCTTTTAAAGGTATGGCTTCTGGAGTTGCGGCCTTGGTTCGACATCTTCCTGCAGGAAGTCCAGCCATATTTTATTGTATCCACAATCTTGTTGAAAAAACTGATGGACTTTGCAGTGAAGTATTTACTCACAAAGCTGATATATGGAAGAACTGGCAAGGAGAGTCGGACCCTTGTAAGGAAATCCTAGAGTTGCTTTTACGGCTTATTTCTCTGGTGGATATACAG GTACTACCAAACTTGATGAAGTTGTTGGCACAGTTGATAGTAAAGTTGCCAAAAGATGGCCAGAATTTTGTTCTCAACGAATTACATTCACTTGTTGCAGAATCTGATGATGTTACACGCAAACCCACTTTAGTTTCATGGCTACAGTCATTATCTTATGTATGTTCTCAGGCTACCACTGGTGGTTCAACCTCTACAGGAGTAGGAGGTGAAAAAAAATCTGTATCTACATGGGCTGGGGAATCCTTGAATGCACGGCTTTAA